In Reinekea thalattae, a genomic segment contains:
- a CDS encoding insulinase family protein, with protein MKLGKTIAILTGVIVIVAVAGLLAVKLTKFTSKNASNIEVSDQETRTFKSLTLNNGLKVILVSDSESDKAAAALNVFSGSWANPADIPGLAHFLEHMLFLGTEKYPVVDDYTNFIQTNGGSSNAYTAAENTLFYFDINADKYQESLDRFSQFFIAPLFDSDFTQREINAVHSEYAASLQDDSRRIGDVVREITSPNHPASRLAVGTLDTLDVDNLETQLRSFFQEHYVASNMSLSIYGPQDIETLEQWATNYFGGIRNADSGNNQYPQMQFDSIDLPKLVEIEPRRDVRQLQMRFPITASTANLSSKPAQYVASLIGQRSSGSLLSELKNLGWADSLYVNDGGLTHSSTSFDISIALTPQGMAHWEDVVQLTFSEIELIRQQGIDKRFYQEQQQINDIAFQFAEQTSAQRTARMLAERLQYLDAEFLLSWPYRLPKFNGDQVEAVLAQLKPDNALILLAYPEAETDQRSEYYNTPYRQQLLTGNQVAAWRNAALDSRLSLPEPNPFIPEDLTVQPLEQLPSQLYKNIPHIITADSHTTTWFEQDDEFLTPKIDLHILLQGDFTNRNAKNIVATNLYLQLVSNALEEVRYHAGKAGSGYGIQLSEDGVQLRLYGYSDKLGLLADALVFELVEHQINPNRFDIEKDNYLRALKNRAQDSVINQSVRTLNQWLISTEVETESLIDELEKITIEDLISTRQQLFANAHLTMLLHGNLTNAEATRISQRIDAVIPQQGSKPESRSIAHIAQKRFLTKVNFDHPDSALLQYFQGENSSLRERALYMLLAKAINAPYYSELRTREQLGYIVTAQSYTIDGFPGLIFYVQSPHTDAALLQLYSDRFLNRYNQSLLDMTEAQFNDYKIGLSTTLLEEDKNLYQLSSRYWQNIVDGNKNFNTQIRLAQEINKISLDGFRRFYANEIVGDLIRSVSLHQVGKSMARDYADHSSSLISFHSLTKPKQWPSDVDWIIPSFNNVEQRP; from the coding sequence GGCGTTATAGTGATTGTCGCAGTAGCTGGCTTATTAGCCGTAAAACTGACTAAATTCACATCTAAGAATGCGTCCAATATTGAAGTCAGCGACCAAGAGACTCGCACCTTTAAGAGCCTAACTCTTAACAATGGCCTAAAGGTAATTTTGGTATCCGATAGCGAAAGTGATAAGGCTGCCGCAGCGCTGAATGTATTTTCCGGTTCTTGGGCTAACCCTGCTGATATACCAGGCTTAGCACACTTTTTAGAGCATATGCTATTTTTAGGCACTGAAAAATACCCCGTTGTAGACGACTATACCAACTTCATTCAAACCAACGGCGGTAGTAGCAATGCTTATACTGCTGCAGAAAATACTCTGTTTTATTTTGATATCAATGCCGATAAATATCAGGAGTCGCTCGATCGATTCTCGCAGTTTTTTATCGCGCCACTGTTTGACAGTGACTTTACTCAACGTGAAATCAATGCCGTTCACTCTGAATATGCGGCATCACTGCAAGACGATAGCCGACGCATCGGCGATGTTGTGCGCGAAATTACCAGCCCCAATCATCCCGCCAGTCGTTTAGCTGTTGGCACACTCGACACTCTGGATGTGGATAACCTTGAAACACAGCTGCGCAGCTTTTTCCAAGAACACTATGTTGCGTCAAACATGTCGTTATCGATTTATGGTCCGCAAGACATTGAAACGCTTGAACAATGGGCAACCAATTACTTCGGCGGCATCCGAAACGCCGACAGCGGTAACAACCAATACCCACAGATGCAGTTTGATTCAATCGATCTACCTAAACTGGTTGAAATAGAACCACGAAGAGACGTTCGTCAATTGCAAATGCGATTCCCAATTACCGCTTCAACAGCAAACCTAAGTTCAAAACCCGCGCAATATGTTGCCTCGTTAATTGGTCAGCGATCCAGTGGCTCGCTGTTATCGGAGTTAAAAAATCTAGGCTGGGCCGATAGCCTGTATGTCAACGACGGCGGATTAACGCACTCCAGCACCAGCTTTGATATTTCTATTGCGCTAACCCCTCAAGGCATGGCTCATTGGGAAGATGTTGTCCAACTGACTTTCAGTGAAATCGAATTAATTCGCCAACAGGGTATCGATAAACGCTTTTACCAAGAACAGCAGCAGATTAATGACATTGCCTTCCAGTTTGCTGAACAAACATCTGCCCAACGCACTGCCCGTATGCTGGCCGAACGGCTGCAATATTTAGATGCGGAATTCCTACTGTCTTGGCCGTATCGATTACCAAAATTCAACGGCGACCAAGTTGAGGCGGTACTGGCTCAATTGAAGCCCGATAATGCACTGATTTTATTAGCCTACCCAGAGGCTGAAACCGATCAACGCAGTGAATACTACAACACGCCTTATCGCCAACAATTACTGACTGGCAATCAGGTCGCGGCTTGGCGTAATGCAGCGTTGGATTCACGCTTAAGCCTGCCTGAACCTAACCCCTTTATTCCAGAAGACCTGACCGTTCAGCCACTCGAACAGTTACCGTCGCAGCTGTATAAAAACATTCCCCACATCATTACAGCAGACAGCCATACCACTACTTGGTTTGAGCAGGACGACGAATTTTTAACACCAAAAATAGACTTGCATATCTTACTGCAAGGCGACTTCACCAACCGTAACGCCAAAAACATTGTCGCAACCAACCTGTACCTTCAGTTAGTCAGCAATGCGCTAGAAGAGGTACGCTACCACGCCGGTAAAGCAGGTTCTGGCTACGGCATTCAGCTTTCTGAAGATGGTGTTCAACTGCGCCTGTATGGCTACAGTGATAAATTGGGTTTATTAGCCGATGCTCTGGTATTTGAATTGGTTGAGCATCAAATTAACCCTAATCGTTTCGACATTGAAAAAGACAACTACTTGCGCGCGCTTAAAAACCGAGCACAGGACAGCGTCATTAATCAATCGGTTAGAACTTTGAATCAGTGGCTTATTTCAACCGAAGTGGAAACGGAATCATTGATTGATGAGTTAGAAAAAATCACTATTGAAGATCTCATCAGCACACGCCAACAGCTGTTTGCAAATGCGCACCTAACAATGTTGTTACACGGCAACCTCACCAATGCCGAAGCCACTCGCATCAGTCAACGCATCGACGCTGTGATTCCACAACAAGGCTCGAAACCAGAATCTCGTAGCATTGCTCATATCGCTCAAAAACGCTTTTTAACTAAGGTTAATTTTGACCACCCAGACTCAGCCTTGCTGCAGTATTTCCAAGGCGAAAACAGCAGCTTACGCGAGCGAGCGCTCTATATGCTGTTAGCCAAAGCGATTAATGCACCCTACTATTCTGAGCTGCGTACTCGTGAGCAATTGGGCTACATCGTTACTGCTCAGTCCTACACAATCGATGGCTTTCCGGGCCTGATTTTCTATGTTCAATCACCCCATACCGATGCTGCATTGTTACAGCTGTACTCTGATCGCTTTTTGAATCGCTACAACCAGTCGCTTCTCGATATGACCGAAGCACAGTTCAACGATTACAAAATTGGGCTTTCAACCACACTGCTTGAAGAAGATAAAAATCTCTATCAATTAAGCAGCCGTTATTGGCAGAATATTGTTGATGGCAATAAGAATTTTAATACTCAAATTCGCTTAGCTCAGGAAATCAATAAAATCAGTTTGGATGGTTTTAGACGATTCTACGCCAACGAAATTGTCGGTGACCTGATTCGTTCGGTATCCTTGCATCAGGTCGGTAAATCAATGGCTCGGGATTATGCGGATCATTCCAGCAGCCTTATCAGTTTCCATAGTTTGACGAAACCTAAGCAATGGCCAAGCGATGTCGACTGGATAATTCCGAGTTTCAATAACGTAGAACAGCGCCCATAA
- a CDS encoding sensor histidine kinase, with amino-acid sequence MNKLVLLSPSLSQAIPEAAPDITLGLVDTNNTSESYLQQNALFVLDGRDLSEQEKNFINQLGKAESYCILVIAQWQSIGWLESNAGYVHFDFFTDTRMDLLVERINLRAHQQQALSQFQEMQDQLMQSEKMAALGQLAAGVAHEINNPVGFVSSNMNLLNRYVDRLLKSEQALQQKLQEDASGVATEKYAEWKNNSNFEGFFNDITEVVSESKEGLSRIIEIVKDLKEYSHLGSQQFEQIDLHKLVQSNINLLRNEIKYKAEVEIIAEPIPTVEAVGSQLSQVFVNIIVNACQAMKDFGVIRIGLTRREDNVEVSIADTGMGIAPEKLKEIFEPFYTTKPVGKGTGIGLAITKSIVERHHGVIEVESTLGEGTTFYILLPIQQPEVALEEH; translated from the coding sequence ATGAATAAACTCGTGTTACTGAGTCCATCTTTATCTCAGGCTATACCCGAGGCGGCACCCGATATCACCTTAGGTCTGGTCGATACAAACAATACTAGCGAGAGCTATTTACAACAGAATGCGCTGTTTGTACTGGATGGACGTGACCTATCCGAGCAAGAGAAAAATTTTATTAACCAACTTGGCAAAGCTGAAAGTTACTGCATATTAGTGATTGCTCAATGGCAATCGATAGGTTGGTTGGAGTCTAACGCTGGATATGTTCATTTTGATTTTTTTACCGATACGCGCATGGATTTATTGGTAGAGCGTATCAACCTTAGGGCGCACCAACAGCAAGCGCTGAGTCAATTCCAAGAAATGCAAGATCAGCTAATGCAATCGGAAAAAATGGCTGCGTTAGGTCAGTTGGCTGCCGGTGTGGCACACGAAATTAATAACCCAGTTGGCTTTGTTTCGTCCAATATGAACCTGTTGAATCGCTATGTAGATCGGCTCTTAAAATCGGAGCAGGCACTGCAACAAAAGTTACAAGAGGATGCTAGCGGAGTCGCTACAGAAAAATATGCAGAGTGGAAAAATAATTCTAACTTTGAAGGCTTCTTTAATGACATTACCGAAGTGGTGAGCGAATCTAAAGAAGGCTTGTCACGGATTATTGAGATTGTAAAAGACCTTAAAGAGTACAGTCATTTAGGTAGTCAGCAGTTTGAGCAGATCGATCTTCATAAGTTAGTGCAATCGAATATCAATCTGTTGCGTAATGAAATTAAATATAAAGCTGAAGTCGAAATTATTGCTGAGCCAATACCCACGGTTGAAGCTGTTGGTTCTCAGCTTAGTCAGGTGTTTGTTAATATTATTGTTAATGCCTGTCAGGCGATGAAAGATTTTGGGGTGATTCGAATTGGGTTGACTCGTCGAGAGGATAATGTCGAGGTGTCGATTGCAGATACCGGTATGGGCATAGCACCAGAAAAGCTCAAAGAAATATTTGAGCCGTTTTATACCACCAAGCCAGTCGGTAAAGGCACAGGCATTGGCTTGGCGATTACCAAGTCAATTGTCGAGCGACATCATGGCGTGATCGAAGTGGAAAGTACGCTAGGTGAAGGCACGACCTTTTATATTTTATTGCCGATTCAACAACCGGAGGTCGCGTTAGAAGAGCACTAG
- a CDS encoding sensor histidine kinase, translating into MNEKKRLKQLVIAFFTVWILLLVTVVQLMFSQGIETASLMVALLAIVTGLFGVWMFNAGQHQVAEINKSHSITKRQVQELQLKIDRYEYDAARSVELRRLVANSTQEKDLAIQNMATALDNAMDEISEVIHQTDSSLVGKLESRVEAMKQYAADLQSLAQLELKTELPSSVEIDLVEDMERLVEKWGSLAKSRKVKIKLENPEDQILMISDVQWIENLLTRVVYALVRMNQNTTLHIDLINYTDAEVGDALRLVFRIDGRVLEPHQVSQMTNDYVSILEDGNEIGPGLTLVVAYRVVQILNGSLEISNTDKGIEALVVIPREPYAPDEEPIV; encoded by the coding sequence GTGAACGAAAAAAAACGTCTTAAGCAGTTAGTTATCGCATTTTTTACCGTATGGATTCTACTATTAGTCACCGTAGTTCAGCTTATGTTCTCTCAGGGGATTGAAACCGCAAGCCTAATGGTTGCTTTGCTTGCCATTGTGACGGGTTTGTTTGGTGTGTGGATGTTTAATGCTGGTCAGCACCAGGTTGCAGAAATTAATAAAAGCCACAGCATTACTAAGCGTCAAGTACAGGAATTACAACTTAAAATTGATCGTTATGAATACGATGCAGCCAGAAGCGTTGAACTTAGACGTTTGGTGGCTAATTCTACGCAAGAAAAAGACCTCGCCATCCAAAATATGGCAACGGCGTTGGATAACGCCATGGATGAAATCAGCGAAGTGATTCACCAAACCGACAGCTCGTTAGTTGGTAAGCTTGAAAGCCGCGTTGAGGCGATGAAGCAGTATGCTGCAGATTTACAATCGTTAGCGCAGCTTGAGCTAAAAACGGAGTTACCCTCGTCGGTTGAGATTGATCTTGTCGAGGATATGGAGCGTTTGGTTGAAAAGTGGGGCAGCCTTGCAAAATCACGTAAAGTGAAGATCAAGCTGGAAAACCCAGAAGATCAGATTTTGATGATTTCTGATGTGCAATGGATTGAAAACCTATTAACTCGGGTGGTCTATGCGCTGGTACGGATGAATCAAAACACGACGTTGCATATCGATTTAATCAATTATACCGATGCTGAAGTTGGTGATGCATTGCGGTTGGTTTTTAGAATCGATGGTCGCGTGCTTGAGCCTCACCAAGTTTCGCAAATGACCAACGACTATGTTTCGATCCTTGAAGACGGAAATGAAATTGGCCCTGGCTTAACGCTGGTGGTGGCCTACCGAGTTGTGCAAATTCTAAACGGCAGCTTAGAGATTTCGAATACCGATAAAGGCATTGAAGCGCTGGTTGTTATTCCACGAGAGCCTTACGCTCCAGATGAAGAACCTATCGTCTAA
- a CDS encoding HD domain-containing phosphohydrolase produces the protein MELTEEPINILFVDDEENILKTLKRLMSFENYQCHFANSGQEGLQLLQKQPCEIIISDMRMPAMQGDVFMVKAKEICPNSMRFILSGYADFNSLIQALNDGGVHQFIMKPWDDDALLAKIADAVEHVTVKKQRDQLLKITRRQAAMLAQANKDLESKVASRTQEVQQTADMLDLSYHELKASYGVFIDVVAQVLQLRTIAPKDHLNDIADTSLALAKHLGLNEDQQEAVFRAAKLHELGKIRIRDSILMKPYLNLRGPDLKEYRAYPLQGYSLMASLDNLSDVSHLIKSHCEQFDGLGFPERLKGEDIPLGSRIIGTAMHFFMYRNGLADGTSHADEEAEEYLRGIAGREVDPELVEPFLECVKQEFAKKGKYETLVNLGMARQGMVLSRDLYNVRGVIMLTKGAVLTDNIISKLDYISQKEQHKYVLYIENENIEEEEEQAQDS, from the coding sequence ATGGAATTAACCGAAGAGCCAATTAATATTCTGTTCGTCGATGATGAAGAAAACATCCTCAAAACGCTTAAGCGATTAATGAGCTTTGAAAACTACCAATGCCATTTCGCAAACAGCGGCCAAGAGGGACTGCAACTGCTGCAAAAACAGCCGTGCGAAATCATCATTTCTGACATGCGCATGCCAGCCATGCAAGGCGATGTCTTTATGGTCAAGGCAAAAGAAATATGCCCAAACTCGATGCGTTTTATCCTATCGGGCTATGCCGACTTTAATTCGTTGATCCAAGCGTTAAACGATGGTGGTGTGCACCAGTTTATTATGAAACCGTGGGACGACGATGCCCTACTGGCTAAAATCGCCGATGCCGTCGAGCACGTGACGGTAAAAAAACAACGCGATCAACTGCTAAAGATCACCCGTCGGCAGGCGGCTATGCTTGCTCAGGCCAATAAAGACTTAGAATCCAAAGTTGCTTCACGCACACAGGAAGTACAGCAAACAGCAGATATGCTAGATCTGAGTTATCACGAGCTTAAAGCCAGTTACGGTGTTTTTATTGATGTGGTTGCCCAAGTGCTACAGTTGCGAACCATTGCACCAAAAGACCACCTCAATGACATTGCCGACACCTCGCTTGCGTTAGCAAAACACCTCGGCCTAAATGAAGACCAACAGGAGGCTGTTTTTAGAGCCGCCAAGCTGCATGAACTTGGCAAAATTCGCATCCGTGACTCCATCCTAATGAAGCCCTATCTCAACTTGCGCGGGCCAGATTTAAAAGAGTATCGAGCCTACCCATTACAAGGTTATTCATTAATGGCCAGCCTAGATAACTTGAGCGATGTTTCCCATCTGATTAAATCGCATTGCGAGCAGTTTGATGGCCTTGGCTTTCCAGAACGATTAAAAGGCGAAGATATCCCTTTAGGTTCGCGCATCATTGGTACCGCCATGCACTTTTTTATGTATCGCAATGGCTTAGCCGATGGCACATCCCATGCCGATGAAGAGGCCGAAGAATACCTACGCGGCATTGCAGGCAGAGAAGTTGACCCTGAGTTAGTGGAACCCTTCTTAGAGTGTGTGAAACAAGAGTTTGCGAAAAAAGGTAAGTATGAAACGCTCGTCAACCTTGGTATGGCACGACAAGGCATGGTGTTATCACGTGATCTATACAACGTACGCGGTGTCATTATGTTAACCAAAGGTGCAGTCTTAACCGACAACATCATCAGTAAACTGGATTACATCAGCCAAAAAGAACAACACAAATACGTGCTCTACATAGAAAACGAAAATATTGAAGAAGAGGAAGAACAGGCGCAGGACAGCTAA
- a CDS encoding chemotaxis protein CheX, producing the protein MDASIINPFVEATMEVTRTMANMESSVGKPQLKDGTNAPGSVTGFIKLSSNTHNGSLALSFEQSAILAVYERMLGEKQDEIDDSVLDLAGEITNMVCGGAKQRLSLSGYDFNLTSPSILSGLDHHIEHSGSGPVLTLPLQLEEGKMYIEVYLGR; encoded by the coding sequence ATGGATGCATCAATTATCAACCCGTTCGTCGAAGCTACGATGGAAGTGACCCGAACGATGGCTAACATGGAATCATCCGTTGGTAAGCCACAACTTAAAGACGGCACTAACGCGCCAGGCTCGGTAACAGGCTTTATTAAACTATCGAGCAACACTCACAACGGTAGCCTAGCGCTCAGTTTCGAACAAAGTGCCATCCTAGCAGTTTATGAGCGAATGCTGGGGGAAAAGCAAGACGAAATTGACGATTCTGTGCTCGACCTAGCAGGTGAGATCACAAACATGGTCTGTGGCGGCGCCAAACAACGCCTTTCATTAAGCGGCTACGACTTTAATCTGACCAGCCCAAGCATCTTAAGTGGCCTTGATCATCACATCGAACACAGCGGTTCAGGCCCCGTATTGACACTACCGCTGCA
- a CDS encoding sensor histidine kinase yields MQVYYLNLNDRTQTARLLDADAKQSALFGHLFSYEDFQHYLATAKSTGFFVVAGHRLTVAPLFSDDPIRSFILTVETDAEQDQRSLSRILKLLNNTNLALERCITLDEIYHETVLCARHYLDLDRVGVLTYDSEQGVVKGCWGTDRHGQVRREYSLVLSSDKTPWFEKSLSLQGEVLVSEEVPLYEDDEIVGRGWNAISTIRYGDEVVGWLVCDNLIHGRGLSQNEQTVMALFSQTVGQRVARYAAEVKLKELNEQLEQKVSDKTAELQKAVQRLEKTQKNLSDTEKARTLASFTAGVAHEINNPIGFIRSNLSFIGKVSSEVLDTIEQLNNDLLAASKFRLQEIDEVIDESVSGLDRVSHIISLLQPLNNLTGEQPQSFDVRESIDFIILSLESNNDCVSVDIPGPPIMASLPMQVFTLALENVLSNAIESVAEVADANIVVKAEVDGNELRVIVIDNGKGISEESLKSIFDPFYTTKAVGEGVGLGLSLSENLLKMVSGHIEVSSKEGLGTRMTLIFPQGVITDE; encoded by the coding sequence TTGCAAGTTTACTACCTAAATTTGAACGATAGAACGCAGACAGCTAGGCTCCTCGATGCCGATGCCAAGCAGTCGGCGTTGTTTGGTCATCTATTCAGTTATGAAGATTTTCAGCATTATTTAGCAACGGCGAAATCGACGGGTTTTTTTGTGGTGGCTGGGCATCGGTTAACGGTGGCACCGCTATTTAGTGATGATCCGATTCGCAGCTTTATCCTAACGGTAGAGACTGACGCAGAGCAGGATCAGCGTAGTCTTAGTCGCATACTCAAATTATTAAACAACACCAATTTGGCGCTAGAACGCTGCATTACGCTGGATGAGATTTATCATGAAACGGTGCTTTGCGCGCGCCACTATTTGGACTTGGATCGAGTCGGAGTTTTAACCTACGACAGCGAACAGGGCGTGGTGAAAGGCTGTTGGGGGACCGATCGCCATGGTCAGGTTCGGCGCGAATACTCTTTGGTATTGAGTTCTGATAAAACGCCTTGGTTTGAAAAGTCGCTCAGTCTGCAAGGCGAGGTCTTAGTCAGTGAAGAGGTACCGCTTTACGAAGATGATGAGATTGTCGGCCGTGGCTGGAATGCCATTTCAACCATTCGTTATGGCGATGAGGTTGTCGGCTGGTTGGTGTGCGACAACCTGATTCATGGTCGTGGCTTATCGCAAAATGAACAGACAGTGATGGCGCTGTTCAGTCAAACGGTTGGTCAGCGAGTGGCCCGCTATGCCGCTGAAGTTAAACTGAAAGAATTAAACGAGCAACTGGAACAAAAGGTATCCGATAAAACAGCTGAACTGCAAAAGGCAGTGCAGCGGTTGGAAAAAACGCAGAAGAATTTATCGGATACGGAAAAAGCGCGCACCTTGGCAAGCTTTACCGCTGGCGTCGCGCATGAAATTAATAACCCCATTGGTTTTATTCGCAGTAACTTGAGCTTTATCGGCAAGGTGAGTAGCGAGGTTTTGGATACCATTGAGCAGTTGAATAACGATCTTCTTGCCGCGTCTAAATTTCGGTTGCAAGAAATTGATGAGGTGATTGATGAATCAGTTTCTGGTTTGGATCGGGTATCTCACATCATTAGCCTATTACAGCCACTGAACAATCTTACTGGTGAACAGCCTCAATCGTTTGATGTTAGAGAGTCCATTGATTTCATTATCTTAAGTTTAGAATCCAATAACGACTGTGTTTCGGTCGATATTCCTGGGCCACCGATCATGGCCAGCTTGCCGATGCAGGTATTTACCTTAGCGTTAGAAAATGTGTTGTCGAATGCGATTGAGTCGGTTGCTGAAGTTGCCGACGCTAACATTGTTGTGAAAGCCGAGGTTGATGGAAATGAGTTAAGGGTGATTGTGATCGACAATGGTAAAGGCATATCCGAAGAGAGTTTGAAATCAATTTTTGATCCATTTTACACCACCAAAGCGGTTGGCGAGGGTGTTGGTCTTGGGCTGTCGTTAAGTGAAAATTTATTAAAGATGGTCAGTGGTCATATCGAGGTGTCATCGAAAGAAGGGCTCGGCACCCGCATGACGCTGATCTTCCCACAAGGAGTCATAACAGATGAATAA